TCACTGAAGAAGCTGGATGAGTACAAGTTACAACTTCAGGAACTTCAGAGAGAAAAGGTTCTCTGTTATATTATCTTCTGTAATATGTTTTGAGACCATGATGTGTGCTAAAATCTTTGTCGCTACCTTTGCAGAGTGATAGACTGCAAAAGGTTCTTGACTTTGTCAGCACAGTGCATGATCTCTGTGCAGTCATGGGCCTGGATTTCTTCAGTACCATAACTGAAGTTCATCCTAGCTTAAATGACTCTGTTGGAGTGCAATCGAAGAGCATTAGTGATGGTACTTTATCCAAGCTCTCGGGAATGGTCATTGGACTTAAAGAGGATAAAAAGATGCGACTACAAAAGGTAAAGCCAAGGAGTCAACAATGTTTAACACTTTAAGAACATGATTTTGAATCAAATTCATGCAGATGGTCAAATTTTGGTTTATGCTATATTGGATTTCTTGTTGTATCTTTGGTATTTATGcagcattcttttttcttttttgtttcttgttaGTTGTATATACTTTAGATTAAGACAACTCCATTAATATGTAATAAATGTATTCATTTTTGTATTCTTTTGCTATGAATATTCATATACTTCATGGCTAACTGTCTATTCTATCACAACCTTCATTTAGCTATACCTTTGGTTTTTTTCCTAGTTTTTCTTTGACCTTTTAGCTAAATTTAGGTTGTCTTCTCTCTTTAATTGGCCTTCCTCAAGCAAGGGGTAAATACTATAAAGTATATGGGTTGATCTATTAGAGAATCTCAAAATGTTAAAAAGGTCTGATTTAAAATTATGCCACTGTATCATTTTTCAGACAGAGATCAGTTGAAATCTCTACACTTTTCTTTAAAAGAAATATCCAAGGCGCATGGGCCACTAAACATAGAgaatttgatactatgatttgtagACTTCAAATTGTGTATTTTTCTCCTTAACTATGCTTTTCTGAATCTATCACCCAAACATTTCTGATGGGCAGTATGGaactatagatatatacatattataaatTGACATCTGCTCACACTATCACAATGATTCTCAGCTTCAAGAGCTTGCTGCTCAGCTACATGATCTTTGGAATCTGATGGATACACCAATGGAGGAACGGAACTTGTTCAGCCATGTTACGTGTAACACTAATTGTACAGTGGATGAGGTTACTGTTCCTGGAGCTCTGACCCTTGATCTAATTGAACAGGTTAGTTAATTTCATGAGTTGAGAATTTCTGAAAATATTAAGGCAATGCTAAATTTATCTTTCTCGGGTGATAGAACACCTAGAAATTACTTGTTTTATTGTATGGCTTTATATTAATGTATGAAGGCTGAAGTTGAAGTCGAAAGATTAGACCAGCTAAAGGCAAGCAAGATGAAGGAAATagctttcaagaaacaaattgaacTTGAAGATATTTATTCCCGTGCTCACATTGAGATAGATTCTGCAGCTGCCAGAGAAAAAATATTGGCTCTAATTGATTCCGGAAATTTTGAACCTTTGGAGTTACTAGCAGACATGGATAATCAAATATTAAAAGCCAAAGAGGAGGCCTTAAGCAGGAAAGATATATTAGAAAGGGTTGAAAAATGGATGTCAGCATGTGAAGAAGAAAGCTGGCTTGAAGACTACAACCGGGTACTTACATAATATCTTATTAAAGTCTATATAATCTTGGCATTCTGAGGCAGTCATGCATTTTTATCTTGGATGCTATGACATGGGTTTCTTTTATCTAGGATGTTGTTGTATATCATGCTCAGTGCTGCTGATTTGCAAATTATATGCCTTCTTTGCTGTTAATGGGATCCTTATTCTTCTAGTCAAAACTGGTTCACTTAACAGTGCTCACTATATGCCATGCACATTGTTGCCTGCACACACCAAATTCCTAATATTTGTATTTTTATGCTGTACTTTTATATTTCTTATATTGTTTGACATCTAGAAACCTAGTTGATATtcctttcttttctatttttcgtTTGATGAGGTGAAAAATACACCAGCAACCAATCAGCCCCAGCCACCCCCCAAAAAGAGCACTATCCCTACCACATGGGATAACCAGTGGGAACTCCTTTCTGATTTCATAAACTTTACTGGCAggcattcttttttcctttttttttttccgttgATACTAATATATGGTAATCTATTTTCTCTAGCTAATAGTGTCACTTTACAGTTCAAGTGTATGTATAATGAATAATTTGACAAATGTATAGCTTTGTTACAATTTGCTAGGGTCTAGTGTTGAGTATCAGTATACATACATGCTTTagtctaaaattttattttccaGAATCCAGCCTACTATTCCATTTAGCTTTCTCCAAGAATTGAAATTGAGAAGTTAATTGGAGTAAAGAAGATTTTTTTGCAAGAAACTCATTTTCGTAGCCCAGGCAGTTCTCTTGATTCAGGCATGATATTCCACCAAATTCTGACCCCCTAATTTGTAGTTTTACTTTTCCAGGATCAGAACAGATATAATTCAAGCCGTGGTGCACACCTTAACCTCAAGCGTGCAGAAAAAGCTCGCATATTGGTTAATAAAATTCCAGGTATTTCAGCAAATATGTTCAAATAAATCACCTTTTCCTTTTTTCTACTTCCTCAAATAAGATGGCTGTGTATCAATTTTTCTGACAATAATAGTAAAATAAAGAGAGTACATGCATTTCCTGAGGCAGGGAAGACAATACATGCTTTGCTATAGTTTGATCATTGACATTAAATAATACATAAAAAGATCTTTCATGTTTAGGATCCTTTTTAATCGCAACAAACATCTCTTACAGACCAGGTGCACTATATTTCTTTATTAATTGGAATAATCTTAGTGTTGGTGAATGCTTTTTTTCATCACAGAAATGTCATATGGCTCCTTGAGTATTTATGTTTCAAACTATTCCAGCTTGGCTTTCCAATATGTCAAACTTGTATTCTGTTACCGACTGCCAAGCAAACGGATTAATTTGGAGCTGACCCCTTGTATCTTTAGTACGTTGTCTGTTCCCCTCTCCTTGCTTCTTGGCTGTCGAACCAAATAAGAGATTAGTTTTTGATGTAATAGAAAGCAGAAAACAACTGTTCCATTTGTTTAAAAAATCAATGATGATTCTGATGTTTCTTCTACAAGTTGCTAAGAACTACTGTGGTAATAGGGCAATTGTGCTGAACAGGGCTACTCTGCTTCGCAAGCAAAAGTATCCTGGTAGTTACCTAATACAAGAAACATGACATATGGTAGATATTTGTTGTGCTATAACTTTTACCTTTAACTTCTGATGTGTAGTTTAACTTTTGTCTAGCTGGTTATGTTACAGTTTTTAAATGACTGATGATGCTGTGGTTTTTTAGCTCTTGTTGACACACTAGTTGCAAAGACCAAGGCGTGGGAGCAGGATCACGACATGTCCTTTATGTATGATGGTGTTTCCCTCCTTGCAATGCTCGATGAGTATAACATGCTAAGACAGGACAGGGAGGAGGAAAAACGAAAACAGAGGGTATGATTTGGCCCATTTGATATTAGGCAATCTTCATCCCTTTCTATGTTCAGACAAAACTCATGAGGCCCCTCTTTCCTTGATGTCTATGTTTTCCAGGATCAGAAGCGTTTCCACGAGCAACTTGCCACAGAACAAGAAGCCATGTTTGGTTCAAGGCCAAGCCCTGTCCGTCCACTTGGTGCCAAGAAGGTGATCAGTCCACGTTCTAATGGAAGTGCACCAAATGGAACCGCTACACGAAGATTATCTCTCAACTCCCATCAGGGTGGCAGCAGTGGTTCTCCATCTTTAAGCAGGGATGGGAAGAGAGACAACAGTAACAGGCCATCTGCTCCGGTGAACTATGTTGCCATTGCAAAAGAAGATGCAGCCTCCCCTATCCAAGTTAACGCTTCACCATGAGGATTGTTGACTGTGAGTTCTCTGTATTTGAAATATGCAGTGGAGATCGGCTGAAGGTGGGGTTAGATTCTAATTATACTTGATAAGTATTCCCTATTATCGAGAATTTATCTGTGGAGTGGCTATGGCATCAGATCCTTTGACTACTATCATAAGTGTAAGATTGGTCTCTATTTTCGAACAAGCTATTAGATTAGTAGAAAGTCAGGTATTTTCTATTTGGCTTGATCCTTGTTCCTGAAGTTCCATCTTTGGTCTATTTGGCTTGCCCAGTAATGCGAGTTCTTATGTGGCTTTGTCTCTTCTTTGGACCTCATTCAAAGAATCTTTGTTATCATGGTAGTGTGATGTATGAACTGCAGCTTTATAGATCAATATAAGCAGCACATGTTTATTTGGAAGTTGTAGTTTGGCATGTGATATACCCACTGGCAATTTGATCAACAAACCTTCATCTTATTGGCTGGGACTTTTGATCATTCATCTTATTGATACTttaggcatgcatgcatgcattagcTCATTGTACTATGTACACATCATTTTGTTGATCTATTATCGATTAgagtattaaaatttaattaaatctaaaaaaaaggagaaacaacACCACTCAATAAACTAAAACAAAAGAAACATTACATTTGGTGTAGAGTAGGATGAAGATGACCGGTGGAGATATGGTCCGAAGGATGGTGAACCGAAGATGATTAGTGAAGGAGAACGGTCCAGTGGCCATTGCACAAAGAATCGTCCAATAGGGCACGTGGCAGGTCGTCCGTGGTCCTGCCTTTGATTGGATCGCGCATTGCAATCCACGGAGGTGTGCTTCTGCGGCCGTCGAAAGTGTTGCGGACGGCAGCCGATTTGCTTCAATCCCTCGTCAAACATGTCGATTTACGTAGGTTAATGACTGCTTTAATtttaggaatatatatatatatatatatatatatatatatatgatcggaAAAAAGATCGGCAATTGATGGGACATTTTAACATGAAAACTTTTCTAATGATATATTTGTatgtgatcttttttttttccaagcaAGAGATAAATTTTATTTCTTCAAAATTTAAATAAAGATCTGTGAgttgaagtttaatatcatgtccAAACCAGAAGGCCAATTTTTCTTTCAGTATACATTTAGATTTTCAGGTAAAATTAGCTAAAATTGACTGACCAATTAGCTGGTCTATTCCCCTCCATAAAAGTATGTACTACTTTAAATATGATCTTTATCCAACAAAAATTAATAGGTGAATTGATGGACACAAGATTTCTTTGTTATCAATTTGGGATATGCATGGCACAATATATATAACCAGAATTGACTAAATATAGATTACCATTTGCCGGCGTATGAAATGAAGACAACATTCATGGATGGCTTATCAAGCTTATCTTTGATGGTTCTAAAATTGTTACCGACAGACAAAATATATCCAGGATGATCCAAATTGAGACAGACAGGCACAGAATTATCGGAACAGAAGAATGAATCACCATTTATGCATGTTACAGTTCACTATGCAGCAGTCGCAAAGTCAAGGAAAATGGTGATAGATTTCGGATTATGATAGTGTTAGTGATTTATTGGGCCAAGGGAATCCATTCCAGTTCTAGATCGATCCCTCCAGATTCAACATTTTGTAGCTTCAGTGACACCTCCTGTTTAACCTTCCCATCAATGATGTTGATGGTGCTATCTCTGATGAGAGCATTGTCATTTGACTGCAGCCACTTCCCAATTTGCATGTCAGCAAGCAAGTCAGGATCACCGAATGCTGTAGCGGCTGTGATCATCGGCTGGAGGTTCACATCAGCTTCACCCATTATATCATTGGAAGAGAGCACGTCTTGATCAAATACTTGCTGTTCAGTGAACAAAATGGAATCAAGAATCTATATTTGTTGAAAAAGACATCTTACTAATCCAGTCAGATGCATCACTCCATAAATCTTTATAATTTTTTGTGCTAAGCAGATTGGAATATAGCTGACTTCTGAATTAATATTAAGCAAGACAGTGTTTTGGATCAACATTAGAAacacaaacaaaaagaaaagccaGTGAATTGGTGTATTTTAGCATATTATACCATGAACTTTGTGAGCTCATATTTTAGGGTGAAGATATAACATGTTAgtggtttttattttttgaagaaaAACAATTGGACATCATTGGATCATGTTACACATTTCAGATTTGTTGTGGAATCAGATTCTAGTACGTAATATGATTGGTCATCTGTCAGCATTAGACTATCTTAAAGTCCTACATTGAATCATATATTGAGAAGCTCATGAATGCAAGGATGAACTCAAAAAGAGCAATATTTCCTCAAACTACTGAAATTGACATCTAAAACCTAGTAAAAAATCTGTCTGAAAATTGGAACTTGATCTGTGTGACATGATGCAGAACCGAAGCAGAGATAATTCTTACCACTTTCAGGGCTCCATAGTTTTGAGGAACTGATAGCTTAAGCTCCTCATTCCAAACTGGATTCAGGTCGCTCTTAATAACAGCCGTCTGGGCTCTCTGCAGAAATCCATCATCTAATTAACCTTAGATAAGAAAAATAACTAAACAAATAAACGTTTTCATGCTAACAATTGAAAACTCACCTGTTGTCCAAGAGTCAAAACAACATAGGGGTCACTACTTCGCACATCTCTAACTGCTAAATTAGTGCCTTTAATCACTTTAACATTCAGTATGCCAATGAACTCCACCATCCCTGCCTGAGACTAATCCAGGATCATGTTGTTAAGGTAACGTAGATAGAGGAATATATTTTTTCAATTTTATAATAGCATGATATGTTTAGATCGTACTGTTTTATTTACACTTGCAGAACCAGAAACACTGTCACTGTCCTTCCCAGAACCACAGGTTGTTGAAGTATTTTTTGAAGGAACAATACGTAGACTTGGTTTGAGAAATTCTTGCAACTCATACTTGGACCTGTTAACTCCAGAAAAGTTGTTTTGCTTGAGGGCTCAATCACTCTGTGGGAGAAACATTACAAGTCGTCCTTTTATTATCAATTACCTAATGAAATTTGCTCTTTCTTCATAATTGGAATCTGAGTTAGGCTTGGCATATCCCTCAGGAAGAAAAGCCTCATAAATTGCATTGGCACAAGAGTTTCCACCAACTTCTATCATAGAGTTGATTTGCACATCAGACCATTCATCTAATGTTACGGACAGAACCTGAGTCATGATCCCGACATAGTGGAAGAATTAAGAATGAAGCTTTAAGAAACAAAAAGCAAATTGTAGAGTCATAGAATCATCTTGATAAAGTAGTGTTGATAAACTGAGATCGAGAACATCTCCGTTGCTGATTGGAAAAGAATAATGTCAAACAACATATTTGAAGATGtacatattttttaaaagataataacTTTCTAGATTAGATGGATGGATTTTTACCAATAAAAGAACCAAATATGCATGCAtagttaaaaatacaaaaaaaatcgaAAGCTTGACTATGTTGTGTCATCAGTACTCAATTAGTTGATATTAAAACATTCATGCATTTTCTGAAAAACAAAAACATTAGTTCATGGAATGTGAATGATCAACTAGTATTCAAGTATCTATGTCATCAATACTGAATGCTACCTTTGAGATATGTGTGCCCAGGTTTCTATGTACACCGCTACATTttaggcatataaataccccaatatTGGCAGACCTGTAGacacaagcaaaatattatgcatAGAATGGGCTTTACTTAACTCATCAACATGCCTATGAAAGTATATTGCAAATATGTGAATACCAGCTTTTAAATCATTattgtttcatatatatatatatatatatatatatatatatatataatattaagaaTATTGAGATTTGAAAGCCCACAATAATATTGAGGTTATAAGAAAACAAGATGAATTAAGAGTAAATTTGCAGTCATGACTTACGCCCACTTCGGATCAGGGGCACCACAGTCAGCACAAATACGGTTATCACTTTTAAGCAACAACTCCTTCAATTTTTGCCTCTTACCTGTTACAAAAATAAGATTAGTCCTTCATATCTCATAAAACCAGCAGAAGACTGAAGCATAATTTTCAGACAAAACAATCTCAAAATTTGGAGCATAAAGTCCTTTGGCTCATAACAAAAGCCTTTGGTAAGAATATTCAAATATGTATTTCATATATAAAGTTGTCAAGCAGTATACTCAACCATGTGAAGAGATATCTCTTTTCCAATTCATGCCTCATGAAATAATTAAATTGTCTTTTTGTGtgtagtgtatatatatatataattgagcaAGTGTGTCCAGACAAAACTacagataaaaaaataatcatatataattCAATATAATATTCCATTTGTAAAAGAAGCAAATATGGTGCTTAGATAATTAATTGATCCAGTATAATATGTAAATGATAAAATGAATTGAACATATAGAGAAAATAAGATGAGTTGTAAACTATCTTGTGGTCATATGATGGCTAAATCTCCTTCCAAATATCTTGAAAGAATAAATCAGTCTTATACAATTTGCATCCTGGTCTCACAAACATAATGCACTTTTTGATAACTTTGGAAACTTTATCTACATGGCATTTCCCGTCAATACAATATCCATGACAAGTATAGTTTGAAGCAATCAGAAAATTTCAATGTAAAATTGATTGATCAAAAAGAACTATTATCTTTACTCGAGGTAGATTTCCCATGATCATAGTTGTGACCGCTCATCCCTGCTTCAGCAAATTTTGATCACAGATTTCTCTTGACCTACATTCTCAAGTCATTAGAAAAGAATGAATAAGATGAGTAAGTAATTCTATTTGAGCCCGTTCATATATATGAATGTGATCTCAAAGCCATTCAAAGTCTTAAACACAACAGAAGAAAACGAAAGCATAACTGCATAATCCTAAAACATTTGTTTTCAGAGACACCACAAAGCCCGAAGAAGATGACTCTTTTTCAACAGCTGAAACAACCATCAGAAGTCAAATGAGTTCATGCAAAATGTAAGAAGATCAAACTACAATAATTTGTACTGTTATAGTCCCGGACTATACCGAACAATTTGAGCTAAATCAAAGATAACTGGAGCTAAATAAGAGATCAGATAAGCCTGAACACGATCAGGGTAGAACATTCTAATTGGTACATCATTCTCAAAACAATCTAGCACTACCTTGTCATTAATCGAAACAACCTTTTACAGGAATGATGGTCGACACAAACCGTTACGAAATAGGTAATAATTTGGTTCCAAATCGACGGTAGATGATCGACAAAGCACAAGCAACATCGAGAGCCCAAACGACAAATTCATACAGACACGAGCATATTCTGATGGTGCTTAATCCGAATCTCCAAAGGAAGGAAATGGGGCAAATTTCCTCGAAATTAGAAACAGAAAAAGGGTCAAGAATCGGAGTCTCAAAGCACAAAAACGCAATAGAAAGATCAAATCTTTACGAAATAGCAACAAAAACCCAACAAAAGTCA
The DNA window shown above is from Musa acuminata AAA Group cultivar baxijiao chromosome BXJ2-4, Cavendish_Baxijiao_AAA, whole genome shotgun sequence and carries:
- the LOC103980137 gene encoding 65-kDa microtubule-associated protein 1, with product MAVTGSENPLLGEITCGSLLQQLQIIWDEIGESDEERDKMLLQLEQECLDVYKRKVDQASKSRALLLQSLADSRAELARLLFALGEKSLVDIQDRSSGTIKEQLVAIAPVVEQLCKQKEERIKEFDNTLLQIQKIRGEISGTLKLGEQIETPVVDEEDLSLKKLDEYKLQLQELQREKSDRLQKVLDFVSTVHDLCAVMGLDFFSTITEVHPSLNDSVGVQSKSISDGTLSKLSGMVIGLKEDKKMRLQKLQELAAQLHDLWNLMDTPMEERNLFSHVTCNTNCTVDEVTVPGALTLDLIEQAEVEVERLDQLKASKMKEIAFKKQIELEDIYSRAHIEIDSAAAREKILALIDSGNFEPLELLADMDNQILKAKEEALSRKDILERVEKWMSACEEESWLEDYNRDQNRYNSSRGAHLNLKRAEKARILVNKIPALVDTLVAKTKAWEQDHDMSFMYDGVSLLAMLDEYNMLRQDREEEKRKQRDQKRFHEQLATEQEAMFGSRPSPVRPLGAKKVISPRSNGSAPNGTATRRLSLNSHQGGSSGSPSLSRDGKRDNSNRPSAPVNYVAIAKEDAASPIQVNASP
- the LOC103980136 gene encoding ADP-ribosylation factor GTPase-activating protein AGD12, which produces MSGHNYDHGKSTSSKRQKLKELLLKSDNRICADCGAPDPKWASANIGVFICLKCSGVHRNLGTHISKVLSVTLDEWSDVQINSMIEVGGNSCANAIYEAFLPEGYAKPNSDSNYEERANFIRSKYELQEFLKPSLRIVPSKNTSTTCGSGKDSDSVSGSASVNKTSQAGMVEFIGILNVKVIKGTNLAVRDVRSSDPYVVLTLGQQRAQTAVIKSDLNPVWNEELKLSVPQNYGALKVQVFDQDVLSSNDIMGEADVNLQPMITAATAFGDPDLLADMQIGKWLQSNDNALIRDSTINIIDGKVKQEVSLKLQNVESGGIDLELEWIPLAQ